One Punica granatum isolate Tunisia-2019 chromosome 3, ASM765513v2, whole genome shotgun sequence genomic window carries:
- the LOC116201475 gene encoding uncharacterized protein LOC116201475: protein MPSESDKWGWKHVSVFGGFDRGSGTKRWKCNHCNLRYNGSYSRVRAHLLGFAGVGVKSCPAIDRSLREAFQVLEEERLSRKKKKRGYSGCENPSMRGKNLQNGHVSVQKGGGKEAVDDLVARFFYAEGLNVNAINSPYFQEMTKAMATFGPTYELPSMDMLSGSLLSKQKERIEKSVALIRESWPHTGCSISCVGRPDGTTGCLHVKIFVGGPRGLAFMKSLDMNDGINCGDDMQNELAGILGNVIVEVGPANVVQIISNLSRESKFVEPLQLVRFPHIFWSPCTSSSIHILMEEIAELDCLKQIFLYSKEIEQCLIAYQRHSSCMLTQHNLEENNHESLPIGFMASYRSLQRIFELKQALQEAVLSEEWKMWKTTMTQDILSMEAAILGDEFWTRAQSLMQLFEPFLTLLSTFNVEKSTLGDVHDFRVRALEFVRSTAGINGIMLSQLEALIDRRWDELFSPLHAAGYILNPRFFGRGQNKDRIVMRGWKAMLEKYESESTARRVLREELSFYWRFEGSFGEEDAIDCRDKMDPVAWWENFGFETPHLQTVAIRVLSQNSSIGVSLDIWETGNVPLAAEIMEDLVFVQNGLRLQNDRIGILSVPYTKVNDVNSNSLSIDRKWDIAHLDQTKAIVNDYQRE from the coding sequence ATGCCATCAGAATCGGATAAGTGGGGGTGGAAGCATGTGAGTGTGTTCGGTGGCTTCGATAGAGGAAGCGGCACCAAGCGCTGGAAATGCAATCACTGTAACTTGCGATACAATGGCTCCTATTCGCGCGTGAGGGCCCACCTTCTCGGCTTTGCCGGTGTCGGTGTCAAGAGCTGCCCTGCAATCGACCGGTCTCTGAGGGAAGCGTTTCAAGTCCTGGAGGAGGAGCGGCTGTctcggaagaagaagaagagaggttATTCTGGGTGCGAGAATCCTTCCATGCGTGGTAAGAACTTGCAGAATGGACATGTTTCTGTTCAGAAGGGAGGAGGTAAAGAAGCCGTGGACGATCTCGTGGCGAGATTCTTCTATGCTGAGGGGTTGAATGTGAATGCTATCAATTCACCCTACTTTCAGGAAATGACGAAGGCCATGGCAACTTTTGGCCCCACTTATGAGCTCCCTTCAATGGATATGCTCTCAGGTTCTTTGCTGAGCAAACAGAAGGAAAGAATCGAGAAGTCCGTGGCTCTCATTAGAGAGTCTTGGCCCCACACAGGCTGCTCAATATCATGTGTGGGCCGACCAGATGGGACGACAGGCTGCTTACATGTTAAAATATTCGTTGGGGGTCCCAGAGGACTGGCATTCATGAAATCGCTTGATATGAATGATGGGATAAACTGTGGGGATGATATGCAGAATGAGCTTGCAGGCATCCTGGGCAATGTGATTGTTGAAGTGGGGCCTGCAAATGTGGTCCAGATAATCTCAAATCTCAGCCGAGAGAGTAAATTCGTGGAACCCCTTCAGTTGGTGAGGTTTCCCCATATATTTTGGTCTCCTTGTACTTCGAGTTCCATTCACATTTTGATGGAGGAAATAGCGGAGCTTGACTGTCTAAAACAGATCTTTCTGTACTCCAAGGAGATCGAGCAGTGTTTAATTGCTTATCAGCGGCATTCTTCATGCATGCTTACCCAACACAACCTAGAAGAGAACAATCATGAGTCACTTCCCATTGGTTTCATGGCCTCTTATCGAAGCCTGCAGAGGATTTTTGAGCTAAAGCAAGCTCTTCAGGAGGCAGTTCTTAGTGAAGAATGGAAGATGTGGAAAACAACCATGACCCAGGATATTCTAAGTATGGAAGCTGCTATCCTCGGGGATGAATTTTGGACCAGAGCTCAATCTCTCATGCAGCTATTTGAGCCCTTTCTAACTTTACTTTCCACTTTCAATGTAGAAAAATCAACTCTAGGGGATGTTCACGATTTTCGTGTTCGAGCACTAGAATTTGTAAGGAGTACTGCAGGAATCAACGGTATTATGTTGAGTCAACTGGAAGCATTAATAGATAGAAGATGGGATGAGCTTTTCTCTCCACTCCATGCTGCGGGATATATTCTTAACCCAAGGTTCTTTGGGAGAGGCCAGAACAAGGACAGAATCGTAATGAGGGGTTGGAAGGCAATGCTTGAGAAATACGAGAGTGAGAGTACAGCAAGACGGGTTCTGAGAGAGGAGCTCAGTTTCTACTGGCGGTTCGAAGGCTCGTTTGGGGAAGAAGATGCAATAGACTGCAGGGACAAGATGGACCCAGTTGCTTGGTGGGAGAACTTCGGGTTTGAGACACCTCACTTGCAGACAGTAGCCATTAGAGTTCTGAGTCAGAATTCAAGTATTGGTGTGTCTCTCGATATCTGGGAAACAGGCAATGTTCCACTTGCTGCAGAGATAATGGAGGACCTTGTTTTCGTACAAAATGGCCTCAGGCTTCAGAATGACAGAATAGGGATTCTGAGTGTCCCATATACTAAAGTGAATGATGTCAATTCAAATTCCCTGTCGATTGATAGGAAATGGGATATTGCTCATCTTGATCAGACCAAGGCAATTGTGAACGATTATCAGAGAGAGTGA
- the LOC116201528 gene encoding histone deacetylase HDT1-like: MEFWGVEVKAGQPIKVEPEDDEIIHISQATLGESKKKGDESVPLFVNFDNKKLVLGTLSADKFPQISFDLVFEKKFELSHNWSGGSVYFMGYRTAIAEENDFDDMGTDSEEEDDFPMSLERNGKVGPGPVAAKPALGNANAAKPKSAEKPKAAEAAKGKGKEKDGDSDEDEDESAEDDSDEEEETDSEADSDDDEDSDEDEEDETPKKAEVGKKRSNKSASKTPDAKKAKLVTPQKTDGKKGGHTATPHPAKQSGKTPASNKKQQQTPKSGGSVTCNSCSKTFNSETGLQSHSKAKHGAK; the protein is encoded by the exons ATGGAGTTCTGGG GTGTTGAAGTAAAGGCTGGACAGCCCATTAAGGTTGAACCCGAAGATGATGAAATCATCCATATTTCGCAG GCTACCCTCGGTGAATCAAAGAAGAAGGGAGATGAATCTGTGCCTCTTTTTGTTAATTTCGACAATAAGAAGCTGGTATTGGGAACTCTGTCTGCCGATAAATTTCCTCAAATCTCTTTTGATTTGGTTTTCGAGAAGAAGTTTGAACTTTCACACAACTGGAGTGGTGGAAGTGTGTACTTCATGGGGTACAGGACAGCAATAGCGGAGGA GAATGATTTTGATG ATATGGGAACTGATTCAGAAGAAGAGGATGATTTCCCGATGAGCCTCGAACGGAATG GCAAGGTCGGTCCCGGACCTGTGGCAGCAAAGCCAGCCTTAGGTAATGCTAATGCTGCTAAGCCTAAGTCTGCAGAGAAGCCAAAGGCTGCAGAAGCAGCTAAGGGTAAGGGAAAGGAGAAGGATGGTGATAGTGATGAGGATGAGGACGAGTCAGCTGAGGATGACTCTGACGAGGAG GAGGAAACCGATAGCGAGGCTGAttctgatgatgatgaggacaGTGACGAGGACGAGGAGGACGAGACTCCGAAGAAG GCTGAAGTGGGCAAGAAAAGATCCAACAAGTCTGCTTCCAAAACTCCTGATGCCAAGAAAGCAAAATTGGTTACTCCTCAAAAGACAG ATGGAAAGAAGGGTGGCCATACAGCCACTCCTCATCCTGCCAAACAGAGCGGGAAGACTCCTGCCAGTAACAAGAAGCAGCAGCAAACTCCTAAGTCGGGTGGCTCAGTGACCTGCAATTCTTGCAGCAA GACTTTCAATTCTGAGACTGGACTCCAGTCTCACTCCAAGGCAAAGCATGGTGCCAAGTAG